One Pseudomonas tolaasii NCPPB 2192 genomic window carries:
- a CDS encoding DUF262 domain-containing protein, with the protein MVDMVDLEFEGAPSNEDMDVLIIDEESDSGDDDFQIDEYDLTATPNDFNVMTINSFIESGSIIIPGFQRNFVWDIKKASKLIESLLLGLPVPQLFLYESARNKFLVIDGQQRMMSIFYFIKKRFPKKEKRAEIRKIFTEYNGIPEEILESDEYFQPFRLVLSKSADAVKNKFHGLNYSTLGDYRAQFDLRPIRNIIVKQNSPKDGDSAIYEIFNRLNSGGVNLKPQEIRACLYHSKFFSMVSRLNYNLSWRRVLGMENLDIHMKDNELLLRCFAMADAYTEYKPSLAAFLNIFSKKAKQFDDDHVLWLESVFESFLEAVDDVKAELFVTKSGRFNIFIFESLFSVLFNRLGHGETKITAVVNGETVRHIFEDEEFAAACIAGTMKTTNVRKRFEVVERYLGV; encoded by the coding sequence ATGGTTGATATGGTTGATTTGGAATTTGAAGGCGCTCCCTCTAATGAGGATATGGATGTGTTAATAATTGACGAAGAGTCAGACTCAGGTGATGACGATTTTCAAATAGATGAGTATGATCTTACCGCAACACCTAATGACTTTAATGTGATGACTATAAATAGCTTTATTGAGTCAGGTTCTATTATTATACCTGGATTTCAAAGGAATTTTGTTTGGGATATTAAAAAGGCGTCAAAGTTAATTGAGTCACTGTTGTTGGGGTTGCCAGTTCCTCAACTTTTTTTGTATGAAAGTGCTAGAAATAAATTTCTTGTTATTGATGGGCAGCAGCGAATGATGTCCATATTTTATTTTATAAAAAAGAGGTTTCCGAAGAAAGAAAAGAGGGCGGAAATCAGGAAGATATTTACTGAGTATAATGGCATTCCAGAAGAGATTTTGGAAAGCGATGAATACTTTCAGCCTTTTAGGTTGGTGCTGTCAAAGTCGGCTGATGCGGTTAAAAATAAATTTCACGGACTGAATTATTCTACACTTGGCGATTATAGAGCTCAGTTTGATCTTCGGCCAATTCGAAATATTATTGTTAAGCAAAACTCACCAAAGGACGGTGATTCGGCTATCTATGAAATTTTTAACCGCTTGAACTCAGGTGGTGTGAATCTCAAACCTCAAGAAATTCGAGCATGCTTATACCATTCCAAGTTCTTTTCGATGGTGTCTAGACTTAACTATAATTTGAGTTGGAGACGAGTCTTAGGTATGGAGAATCTTGACATTCATATGAAGGATAACGAGTTACTTCTTCGCTGCTTCGCAATGGCCGATGCGTATACAGAGTACAAACCTTCTCTTGCAGCATTTCTAAATATCTTTTCAAAAAAAGCTAAGCAGTTTGATGACGACCACGTTCTGTGGTTGGAGTCGGTTTTCGAAAGCTTTCTGGAAGCGGTTGATGATGTGAAGGCAGAACTGTTTGTTACAAAGTCGGGAAGATTCAATATTTTCATATTTGAGTCGTTATTCTCCGTTCTTTTCAATAGATTAGGTCATGGTGAAACGAAAATTACCGCGGTTGTGAATGGAGAAACTGTCCGGCATATATTTGAGGATGAAGAGTTTGCTGCTGCGTGTATCGCTGGTACGATGAAAACTACGAACGTGCGGAAGCGTTTCGAAGTGGTCGAGCGATATCTTGGAGTGTAG
- a CDS encoding c-type cytochrome, translating into MKYALLTLALIFNTAPAFAAGDAEAGGKLFSKTCGGCHSIGEGARGGFGPELNGIIGRPAGTTTDYQYSDAMKNSGVVWTRDKLAAYIEAPKSVVSGTRMIFWGISDQEKIENILAYLETFQAK; encoded by the coding sequence ATGAAGTACGCCTTGCTGACACTCGCCCTGATCTTCAACACCGCCCCGGCTTTTGCGGCCGGCGATGCCGAGGCGGGCGGCAAACTCTTCAGCAAGACCTGCGGCGGCTGCCACAGCATCGGCGAAGGCGCGCGCGGCGGGTTCGGGCCGGAACTGAATGGGATCATCGGCCGGCCTGCCGGGACCACCACCGACTATCAATATTCCGACGCGATGAAGAACTCGGGCGTGGTGTGGACGCGGGACAAACTTGCGGCGTATATCGAAGCGCCGAAAAGCGTGGTGAGCGGCACGCGGATGATTTTTTGGGGGATCAGTGATCAGGAGAAGATTGAGAATATTCTGGCTTACCTTGAAACCTTTCAGGCCAAGTGA
- a CDS encoding phosphoribosyltransferase, with the protein MNRPVLPISYEHLDRWIASLQPALLDEAFTCVIGILRGGGPLALMVSHVTGVAPAFLRYQRADRSVAWDSSIPIPPPGSKVLLCEDIAGSGNTLKDCSNFLQRQGLRVKILTAGFDDLSATRPDYGIDGRGYFLQFPWERQARTTAYRDHWQETRGGRTGELAQDHEYDAYAIDLDGILLPDIPEAQYAADLQGALLQRDRLAPFEHLPALGQVKAIVTGRPEMDRARTQAWLDRHGHGDKLLIMRDTTRYSDTPAHVAAHKASATLALACTHFVESDPVQAILIAQQAPLLRVIWWDAPSRQGRLLGAAQWG; encoded by the coding sequence TTGAACCGACCCGTGCTGCCCATTTCCTACGAACATCTGGACCGCTGGATTGCGTCCTTGCAACCGGCGTTGCTGGACGAAGCGTTCACCTGCGTGATCGGCATCCTGCGAGGCGGCGGGCCACTGGCGTTGATGGTGTCTCACGTCACCGGCGTCGCCCCGGCGTTTCTGCGCTACCAGCGCGCCGACCGCAGCGTGGCCTGGGACTCGTCAATCCCGATTCCGCCGCCTGGCAGCAAAGTGTTGTTGTGCGAAGACATTGCCGGCAGCGGCAATACCCTCAAAGACTGCTCCAATTTCCTGCAACGCCAGGGCCTGAGGGTAAAAATTCTTACCGCCGGGTTCGACGACCTGAGCGCCACACGACCTGATTACGGCATCGACGGGCGCGGCTATTTTCTGCAGTTCCCCTGGGAGCGTCAGGCGCGCACCACCGCCTACCGCGACCACTGGCAGGAAACCCGTGGCGGGCGCACCGGCGAGTTGGCCCAGGACCACGAATACGATGCCTATGCCATCGACCTCGACGGCATCCTGTTGCCCGACATCCCCGAAGCGCAGTACGCCGCCGACCTGCAAGGCGCGCTGTTGCAACGTGACCGGTTGGCGCCTTTCGAACACCTGCCCGCGCTGGGCCAGGTCAAAGCCATCGTCACCGGCCGCCCGGAAATGGACCGCGCCCGCACGCAAGCCTGGCTCGACCGCCATGGCCACGGCGACAAACTGTTGATCATGCGCGACACCACGCGCTACAGCGACACCCCCGCACACGTCGCTGCCCACAAAGCCAGCGCGACCCTGGCGCTGGCCTGCACCCACTTCGTGGAAAGCGACCCGGTGCAGGCGATTCTGATTGCCCAGCAAGCGCCTCTGTTGCGCGTGATCTGGTGGGACGCCCCCTCCCGGCAAGGTCGCCTGCTCGGTGCAGCGCAGTGGGGTTGA
- a CDS encoding response regulator has protein sequence MAQPSILVLEDDEIIRSLMVDVLEDFGAHVTSFPSADEGMIFLERADDPVDLIVSDIQMPGLLNGYDLSRVVAHRWPSVPVVLTSGNTKLAAQLGGSVRFLPKPWSAEHLLECVQTALTQQGSLH, from the coding sequence ATGGCTCAGCCATCGATTTTAGTGCTGGAAGACGACGAAATCATTCGCTCGTTAATGGTGGACGTACTGGAGGATTTTGGTGCGCATGTCACCTCGTTCCCTTCGGCCGACGAAGGCATGATTTTTCTCGAACGGGCAGACGACCCGGTGGACTTGATTGTCAGCGATATCCAGATGCCGGGTTTGCTCAATGGTTATGACTTAAGCCGGGTGGTGGCCCATCGTTGGCCGTCGGTGCCGGTGGTGTTGACGTCGGGCAATACCAAGCTGGCGGCGCAGTTGGGCGGCAGTGTGCGGTTCCTGCCCAAACCGTGGAGTGCCGAGCATTTGCTGGAGTGTGTACAAACCGCGTTGACCCAACAAGGATCGTTGCACTGA
- a CDS encoding biliverdin-producing heme oxygenase — protein sequence MHSQAHDVGAPSLLEALRTGTGLLHVALEKRLPFFSERLDAGWYQRLVEAYYGFYRPMEAALYDSGLIPDGFDQTLRVKTPTLVSDLHALGLNDDAISALPACSDLPVFDTPAACLGALYVLEGATLGGQVLRREMAQRLGIDADNGGAFLNVYGADTGRRWKDFLDYLGRLPLDAHAKQRAVDAARSTFSGFEQWLDRQEVLL from the coding sequence ATGCATTCACAGGCCCATGACGTTGGTGCGCCCTCATTGCTGGAAGCGTTGCGCACAGGCACCGGCTTGCTGCATGTAGCGCTGGAAAAGCGCCTGCCGTTTTTCTCCGAGCGCCTGGATGCCGGCTGGTACCAGCGTTTGGTCGAGGCGTACTACGGGTTTTATCGGCCCATGGAAGCGGCGCTGTACGACAGTGGCTTGATACCCGACGGCTTTGACCAGACGCTGCGTGTGAAAACCCCGACGCTGGTGAGCGACCTGCACGCCCTCGGCCTGAACGATGACGCCATCAGCGCCCTGCCCGCCTGTTCCGACCTGCCCGTCTTTGATACCCCCGCCGCCTGCCTTGGCGCCCTGTATGTGCTGGAAGGCGCAACGCTGGGCGGCCAGGTACTGCGTCGCGAAATGGCCCAGCGCCTGGGCATCGACGCGGACAACGGCGGTGCGTTTTTGAATGTGTATGGCGCCGACACGGGCCGACGCTGGAAAGATTTTCTCGATTACCTGGGCCGCCTGCCGCTGGACGCGCACGCCAAACAGCGCGCGGTGGACGCGGCCCGTTCGACATTCAGCGGCTTTGAGCAATGGCTCGACCGCCAGGAGGTACTGCTATGA
- a CDS encoding ATP-binding protein translates to MKPEDFEELLANCADEPIRFPGAIQPHGVLLTLSEPELNIVQISANVGALFGHAPEALLGQPLQTLLGAEHARAVQAMAENNTFFDAPPLHVTLNGAEFEGLLHRHQNVLVLEFEPRLEDFKPRALNGRTSDLGKMLQRLQSAKTLQALYEISVNEIQAMTGYDRVLIYRFEDEGHGQVIAEASAPSMELFNGLFFPASDIPEQARELYRTNWLRIIPNAAYEPVPLLPKLRPDNDQPLDLSFATLRSVSPIHCQYMQNMGVLSSMSISLMKGDKLWGLISCGNREPLMVPNDLRTACQTIGQVLSLQISAMEALDLSRQREEKVETLASLTQAMKASDENVFDGLAQQPQWLMDLTLSGGVAIIEDKQLHRYGNCPEPAQIRALHKWLIETGEPVFSSHNLASVYPPAVDFQQVASGVLAMSLPKPVDNGVMWFRPEVKENINWSGDPNKPLDLENSDAGLRLRPRTSFEIWKVEMAGISTKWSHGDLFAANDLRRSALENDLARQVLREQQAVRARDELVAVVSHDLRNPMTVISMLCGMMQKAFSSDGPHTSRRISSAIDTMQQAAGRMNVLLEDLLDTSKIEAGRYVVKPVPLDVSQIFEEAYSLLAPLAMEKGIDLSFNTEPGLQIHADPERLFQVLSNLIGNAIKFTPRQGNIGISAMSNGEEIVFSVRDSGEGIAPEQLPHVFDRYWTQTENNPTGSGLGLYITQGIVQAHGGKIVAESEVGRGSEFRFTVPKVAGDSHT, encoded by the coding sequence ATGAAACCCGAAGATTTTGAAGAGCTGCTTGCCAACTGCGCCGACGAGCCCATTCGCTTTCCCGGGGCGATTCAGCCTCACGGTGTGCTGCTGACCTTGTCGGAACCCGAGCTGAACATCGTGCAGATCAGCGCCAACGTCGGCGCCTTGTTCGGCCACGCGCCGGAGGCGTTGCTGGGCCAGCCGTTGCAAACGCTGCTCGGCGCCGAACATGCCCGGGCCGTGCAGGCCATGGCTGAAAACAACACGTTTTTCGACGCGCCGCCGCTACACGTCACGCTCAACGGCGCCGAGTTCGAGGGCCTGTTGCATCGCCATCAGAACGTGCTGGTGCTGGAATTCGAACCGCGCCTTGAAGATTTCAAACCGCGCGCGCTGAACGGTCGCACCAGTGACCTGGGGAAAATGCTGCAACGTTTGCAGTCGGCGAAAACCCTGCAGGCGCTGTACGAAATCAGCGTGAATGAAATCCAGGCCATGACCGGTTACGACCGGGTGCTGATCTATCGCTTTGAAGACGAAGGCCATGGCCAGGTGATTGCCGAAGCGTCGGCACCGTCCATGGAGCTGTTCAACGGGCTGTTTTTCCCGGCGTCCGACATCCCGGAGCAAGCCCGCGAGCTGTATCGCACCAACTGGCTGCGCATCATTCCGAACGCGGCCTACGAACCAGTACCGCTGCTGCCCAAACTGCGCCCGGACAACGACCAGCCGCTGGACTTGAGTTTTGCCACCCTGCGCAGCGTGTCGCCGATTCACTGCCAGTACATGCAAAACATGGGCGTGCTGTCGTCCATGAGCATCTCGCTGATGAAGGGCGACAAGCTGTGGGGCCTGATCAGCTGCGGCAACCGCGAGCCCTTGATGGTGCCGAACGACTTGCGCACTGCGTGCCAGACCATCGGCCAGGTGCTGTCGCTGCAGATCAGCGCCATGGAAGCCCTGGACTTGAGCCGCCAGCGCGAAGAAAAAGTCGAGACCCTGGCCTCTCTCACGCAGGCCATGAAAGCGTCCGACGAAAACGTATTTGATGGCCTGGCCCAGCAACCCCAATGGCTGATGGACCTGACCCTGTCCGGCGGCGTGGCGATCATCGAAGACAAGCAACTGCACCGCTACGGCAATTGCCCGGAGCCGGCGCAGATTCGGGCGTTGCACAAATGGTTGATCGAAACCGGCGAGCCGGTGTTTTCCAGCCACAATCTGGCTTCGGTGTACCCGCCTGCAGTCGACTTCCAGCAGGTGGCCAGCGGCGTGTTGGCCATGAGCCTGCCCAAGCCGGTGGACAACGGTGTGATGTGGTTCCGCCCGGAAGTCAAAGAAAACATCAATTGGAGCGGCGACCCGAACAAGCCGCTCGACCTGGAAAATTCCGACGCTGGCCTGCGCCTCCGCCCACGGACTTCGTTTGAAATCTGGAAGGTGGAAATGGCCGGCATCTCCACCAAGTGGAGCCACGGCGACCTGTTTGCCGCCAACGACCTGCGCCGTTCGGCCCTGGAAAACGACCTGGCGCGCCAGGTGCTGCGCGAACAACAAGCCGTGCGTGCGCGTGACGAGCTGGTGGCGGTGGTGTCCCACGACCTGCGCAACCCGATGACCGTCATTTCGATGCTCTGCGGCATGATGCAAAAAGCCTTCAGCTCCGACGGCCCACACACGTCGCGGCGGATTTCCTCGGCCATCGACACCATGCAGCAAGCCGCCGGGCGCATGAACGTGCTGCTGGAGGACTTGCTCGACACCTCGAAAATCGAAGCCGGGCGCTATGTGGTCAAGCCGGTGCCGCTGGACGTCAGCCAGATTTTCGAAGAGGCCTATTCGCTGCTCGCGCCGTTGGCGATGGAAAAAGGCATCGACCTGTCGTTCAACACCGAACCCGGCCTGCAGATCCACGCCGACCCGGAGCGCCTGTTCCAGGTGCTGTCGAACCTGATCGGTAACGCCATCAAGTTCACCCCGCGCCAGGGCAATATCGGCATCAGTGCCATGAGCAATGGCGAAGAGATTGTGTTCTCGGTGCGCGACTCCGGCGAAGGCATTGCGCCGGAACAATTGCCGCATGTGTTTGATCGCTACTGGACCCAGACCGAAAACAACCCCACCGGTAGCGGACTGGGGCTGTACATCACGCAGGGCATCGTCCAGGCCCACGGCGGCAAGATTGTGGCTGAAAGTGAGGTGGGCCGTGGCAGCGAGTTCCGCTTTACGGTGCCCAAGGTGGCCGGGGATTCACACACCTGA
- a CDS encoding ATP-binding protein → MKRLPRDTVARWIALTILLAMFTALAFNALFVQLAGVWARPPLTEIGLLEKIAVVVRAVEASEPARREHLTQAVGDEQFSVTWATERETFGLPEQLEPDFHSGDEVFKHLLPGPPRLMAGYEPSDWPDGKGHYALVVRLVDHSWLMFSAQSRSWGLGEGQRSLIVLLLVLISTALVTLVATRRLARPLQQFAQGARRFGSDFRAPPIEPVGPHEIRQAILAFNGMQAQLQHFIQDRTQMLAAISHDLRAPLTRLRLRGEFIEDIDQQQRLFRDVDEMQAMINTALEFFRDDARLEQATQLDLAELLQTLIDDYRDQNIEISFRGPPRLVYCGRPLGLKRVITNLVENAIHYGTAPEIELLYIPGEVVIHVLDRGPGIPAEHREQVFLPFYRLEGSRNKSTGGVGLGLSTARAIVLEHGGTLTLAERQGGGLVAVIVLPV, encoded by the coding sequence ATGAAGCGCCTGCCCCGCGACACCGTGGCGCGCTGGATCGCCCTGACCATTTTGCTCGCCATGTTCACCGCGCTCGCATTCAACGCCTTGTTTGTGCAATTGGCCGGTGTGTGGGCGCGGCCGCCCCTGACGGAAATCGGCTTGCTGGAAAAAATCGCCGTGGTGGTGCGGGCGGTGGAAGCGTCCGAGCCCGCCAGGCGTGAGCACCTGACTCAAGCGGTGGGTGATGAGCAGTTCAGCGTGACGTGGGCCACCGAGCGTGAAACCTTTGGTTTGCCCGAGCAGCTCGAGCCGGACTTTCACTCCGGCGATGAAGTCTTCAAGCATCTGCTGCCCGGCCCGCCGCGGTTGATGGCCGGCTACGAACCGTCCGACTGGCCGGATGGCAAGGGCCACTATGCGTTGGTCGTGCGGTTGGTCGACCATTCCTGGTTGATGTTCAGCGCGCAGTCGCGCAGTTGGGGGCTGGGGGAGGGCCAGCGCAGCCTGATCGTGCTGCTGCTGGTCTTGATTTCCACCGCCCTGGTGACGCTGGTGGCGACCCGGCGCCTGGCGCGGCCGCTGCAGCAGTTTGCACAGGGCGCACGGCGCTTTGGCTCGGACTTTCGTGCGCCGCCCATCGAGCCGGTCGGGCCCCATGAAATCCGCCAGGCGATCCTCGCCTTCAATGGCATGCAGGCGCAGTTGCAGCACTTCATTCAGGACCGCACGCAAATGCTCGCGGCGATTTCCCACGACCTGCGTGCGCCCCTCACACGGTTGCGGTTGCGTGGCGAATTCATTGAGGACATCGACCAGCAGCAACGGCTGTTTCGTGATGTGGATGAAATGCAGGCAATGATCAACACCGCCCTGGAATTCTTCCGCGATGACGCGCGCCTGGAGCAAGCGACCCAGCTGGATCTGGCGGAACTGCTGCAAACCCTGATCGACGACTACCGCGACCAGAACATCGAAATCAGCTTTCGTGGCCCGCCACGTCTGGTGTATTGCGGCCGGCCATTGGGCCTCAAGCGTGTCATCACCAACCTGGTGGAAAATGCCATCCACTACGGCACGGCCCCGGAAATTGAGCTGCTGTACATCCCGGGCGAAGTGGTCATTCACGTGCTGGATCGCGGCCCCGGCATCCCTGCCGAGCACCGGGAACAGGTGTTCCTGCCGTTCTATCGCCTGGAAGGCTCGCGCAACAAAAGCACGGGCGGCGTAGGGTTGGGGCTCTCCACGGCGCGGGCGATTGTGCTGGAACATGGCGGCACGCTGACCCTGGCAGAACGCCAGGGCGGCGGGTTGGTGGCGGTGATTGTGTTGCCCGTGTGA
- a CDS encoding response regulator — translation MSNLLIVDDDLEVLALLKKFFLQHGYTVETAASGAGLWAAMEREPADLIILDLMLPGDNGLLLCQRLRQEYATPVIMLTAMGELSDRVVGLEMGADDYLSKPFDARELLARVRAVLRRAGESRAPVGEVARPLIRFAGWQLDLTRRELRSPDQVMIPLSSGEFDLLLVFAEHPQRVLTREQLLNLSRGHSHDAFDRSIDVQVSRLRRKLEFDTKRPAMIRTVRNGGYQFTANVTRS, via the coding sequence GTGAGCAACCTTTTGATCGTGGACGATGACCTTGAAGTCCTCGCGCTGCTGAAGAAATTTTTCCTGCAACACGGCTATACGGTCGAGACCGCCGCCAGTGGCGCGGGCTTGTGGGCGGCCATGGAGCGTGAGCCGGCAGACTTGATCATCCTCGACCTGATGCTGCCCGGCGACAACGGCCTGCTGCTGTGCCAGCGCTTGCGCCAGGAATACGCGACCCCGGTGATCATGCTGACCGCCATGGGCGAACTCAGCGACCGCGTGGTCGGCCTGGAAATGGGCGCCGACGATTACCTGAGCAAACCCTTCGACGCCCGTGAGTTGCTGGCCCGGGTGCGCGCGGTGTTGCGCCGCGCCGGCGAGAGCCGGGCGCCGGTGGGCGAGGTCGCTCGCCCGTTGATCCGCTTCGCCGGTTGGCAACTGGACCTGACGCGCCGCGAATTGCGCTCGCCTGACCAAGTGATGATCCCGCTGTCCTCCGGCGAGTTCGACTTGCTGCTGGTGTTCGCCGAACACCCCCAGCGCGTGCTCACCCGCGAGCAATTGCTGAACCTGTCACGCGGTCACAGCCACGATGCGTTCGACCGCAGCATCGACGTGCAGGTCAGCCGCCTGCGGCGCAAGCTGGAATTCGATACCAAGCGCCCGGCGATGATCCGCACCGTGCGCAACGGCGGCTACCAATTCACCGCCAACGTGACCCGCTCATGA